CCTGCACGAACGAAGTGAACTTTTTACAACGTTTGTGACTTCATTCAAACAAGAATGGATGTGCTTTTTAGCAAAATAGCTCCTAGGACTTTTTTTTCATTGCAAACGGAGCGGAGCGACTTCTTTTGATCTTTTAAAATGCTTTTTAGCTTGCGGAGCAAGGTTTCATTTTATCTTTTGATCTTTTTTTTTAGAATAGAGAGGCTTGCAAAAGCAAGGCCTCCTTTTTTTATCTTTTAATCGAAAATAACAACCGGATTTTTAGGACGCAAAGACATCTTTTTTTTTGCACTTGTTTATATAATGTTTAAATAAATGTTTAATAATATGTTTAGGAGATCGTCCAGCCTTACTCTCCCATGGGTTACAAGGCCGTTATAAAAACAAAATGTCGGCTTATAAAAACAAAATGTCGGCTTATAAAAACAAAATGTCGGCTTATAAAAACAAAATGTCGGCTTATAAAAACAAGTAGTTGTTTTTATAAGCCGACATTGGTATTATAAAAACAATTTCCTTAGGAGGTTTTTAAATGTCGAATGAAGTTGTTAAATATCATAATGATCTGAATACGGTTCCTATGCGGAATTGGACGAGTGAGGAAATGAACTTTTTCTTTGCTATCATTGCTAAATTACGTGATGTTAGCACACGAGAAATACAGTTTGACAAGCAGGGGCTTACTGAACTATCCAACTATTCTCTTACTCATAACAAACGGTTTGAGGAAACAATGGAAAATTTGGTTAAAAAAATTAGCCAAATTCACTATATTGAGCGTACTTCCAATTCCTTGGAGTTGATGAATCTGTTTAGTCGGTTTCGTGTGGACTGGAGTAACGATTTAAGTGATATGACTGCTACAGTGAAAGTGACAGAAGAGTTTGAGTATGTGGTAAACCGTTTGAATGTTGAGTTTACCTCTTATGAACTTGAAGAATTTACCTTGATCCGTTCTACATACGCCAAAACCGTCTATCGTTTATTGAAACAATGGCGGACAATTGGTAAGAGAGAGTTTTCCCTCGATGAACTTAAACGTTTGTTAGATACACCTGACTATTACCTTCCTAGTCACATTGACAAAAACATATTAAAACCTGTAATGCGTGAGTTGCCACAGTTTTTCCCTGGTTTAAAAATAAAAAAAGTGAAAGACAATACTCGTGGAAATCCCGTCAAAAGTTACATTTTTACATGGAAATCCGAAAAATCCGAAAAATGGATTGACGGAAAATACGACAAGAAATCTATGAGTTCAGGCAAAGTTGTTCGTAAGGAAAAATTACCTGAGTGGGCAAAAGAAGACTATATCCAACCTAAGGAAACCATGCTCTCCAAAGAAAAACAGGACGAATTGAACGAGCGGTTAGCCCGCATACGGTCTAATTAAAGAGTAAAAACGACACCTGATTACACTCATTATGCCACGAAATCATGTATTGAGGGGCGATATAAAAAAAGAACCCTATGGGGATAGGATTCGGGATACACGATTTTATGCAATTTCGTGTATTGAATAATCTGTTGTTAAATAGAAGTGCAGAAGGTTTTATTTTAATGTATTTGTGGTTTTATGGATGAATAAAAATTTATCTCAAGAATAATTACCTAGCTTTTTTAAAAAACTGTTCTAACTCTGCAAACACGCCGTTCTTGGAAATAAAAGAACTAAAAATTACAACAAATGAAAGAATTATAACTGGAGGAATAGTAGTCTCCCAAATCATATAAAGAGTTACTACAAGATAAATAAGTGTAAAGGCTATTCTTTTAACCCATTTCATCTTAACAGCTCCTTTCTGTGTATACTGAGTATAAATTTTTAAGCTACGTTTGTATATAATTTAAGCAATACTGTAATTATAACGTGTATTTAAACAACTCTTATTTGAAAAGGTTACGGATACACTATTTTATCTAATTTCATGTATTAGTTTATATTTTCAGGTAATAAATTAATATTATGAATATTGTAACATATATATTGAATAATGTTATTTATATGTTACAATATTTTTATAAGAGATGGTAAAGGAGGTCAATTGCAATCGTGGATAATAGAATAAAAATTGCACGTGTCCAAGTTAGTTTAACGCAGCAACAATTAGCTGAAAAAGTGGATGTCACTCGTCAAACCATTAGTTTAATTGAAAAAGGCAAATATAATCCCTCTCTAAAACTATGTCTTAATATATGCCACGCCGTTAATAAAACACTAGACGAACTATTCTGGAAGGAAAGGGACTGATACAAAATGAAAAAAATTAAAGATGAACGTTTAATTTTAAAAAATCTTAAGAATATCAGGAGTGCATATATTATTCAAACATTGGGTATCTTTTGTATCTTAGGCTATGACTGGATTACTAGAGGATCAGAAGCAATGTTTGAAAGCCCGTTATGGTTTGTTTTTATCGTTTCAACTACTGCATTAACATTATTCTCTATGGATATTAGTGTAGCTCATGAATCTCCTAAGAAATCTCCAAAAAGAAGTCTCGGTATCTCTATCGTTATTATTGCACTTATTTCTATTGCAGTTGGAATTTTTGTGCCGTTTTCTAGTAAATCTGATTCAATAAACGGATTAATTGTAGGAGGAGTATTATTTATTGTTGTTTTTATACCATATATTTATCTTTATTACCTACGTACCAAACAGCAAGATTAAAGTATAATAACAAAAAAAGAACCTTGGTTTAACAAGGTTCTACATACATGACTTTATGTCATTTCATGTATTATTCTAAAAAATATTTATTGAAATTTTAAAATATAACGTTTGTAAACGTAGCTTTTAAAACAATGACACCGATTCTATCGTCCTTTTGATAAGGATGATAGAATCCCTCGCTTGTACAAAAGGAGTAAAAATGATTAACTTCGTTTAAAGGAGATAGTTAATGGAAATCAGTCATGGAAATAAAAAAAGAAGAACAGAATTGAATATTACTCAGGAAGAACTTGCTGAACGATTAAATGTGACAAGGGCCGCTGTCTTCAAATTGGGAAAGTAGGAAGAAATTACCCTGACATTCAACTTTTGTTAAAAATTTCTGATGAAGGCTAAATATTTCTTTGGATCAATTATTGAGAGGGGATAAAACAATGGTTTCATCTATAGACAAAAAATTAAAAAAGGTAATTTTATAGATAAGTATTATATTGTTTTCCTAACAATAGTTAGTATGACACTAGTGGGTTATTTTTCATTTGACAATTGGGTTTCAACTATTATCTTTGGAGTGATTAGTGGAGGAATCTTTGGATTAATTATTGATTCCATTGGGAAAAGCAAAACTATTAAATAATTGTCGATTTTAATTCTACCCAAAATAGACAGTTCACAGACATTGATTTGATTAATTTTCTACTGTTGATTGTGAGTGTCGATTAATTGGTTTAAGAAAAGTCCCCTGCCAAAAAAGGCAAAGGGGACTTTTTGTTTTTGCACGAAAAAAAAAAAGACGGGAATGCCGTCGTTTTTCGTACCTGTTCTCTCCGTCCCTTTTTTCGCCTTTAGGCTGAAAAGGTTCGTCGTGAACAGAGGGTTTTAGCCTCGCAGAGCCTGACCAAAATTTATTTTGGTATAACAGGCTATACCAGCTGTTTACTGGCTCGTTCTTCATGTTATAGTGGGGGTACTTTATTGAGGAGGGATTTCATGGCTCACGTTCAAAAATTTACAAGAGGAAACCTCAACGGCTTATCCATTCACTTAGACCGTAAAACTGACAATCATTCTAACAAAGAGATTGATCCAGAAAAAACCTATCTGAATTATGACCTCTGTCAAAAAGAAGGCGACACTCTTTCTAGACTGAATGACCGATTAAAAGAGGTTTACTGCATGAAACGAGAAGACGTAAAAGTGGGTTGCAGTTGGATCGTCACTTTACCGTCAACGCTGAAAGAAAAAAATGAACAGGATCAACGGGAATTTTTTGAAAAAACCTATGCCTTTTTAACCGAACGTTACGGCGGAGAAAAAAATGTTTTATCTGCCCAAGTCCATAATGATGAAACCACTCCCCATTTGCATTTTGCTTTTATACCGGTCGTTTGGGACGAAAAAAAACAACGTGAAAAAGTCTCCGCTAAAGAAGTGTTAAACCGAAATGATTTACAAAAATTTCATGGAGAATTAGATACGTTTCTGAAAAAAGAATTGCCAGAAATCTATCAAGAGGGCATTTTAAATGGCGAAACGTTTGATTTAGATTCAGTTAAAGACATTAAAAAATACGCCAAGCAAATTCAAGAGAAAAAAGAGGACTTGTCTAAAGAATTAGAACTTTTTAGTGAACCCAAAAAAGTGTTCGAACAAGTAAAAAAAACGTCAAAAAAAAGCTTGTTTGGCGATAAAGTAACGCTCCCTTACAGCGAGTTTGAAAAATTAAAGACGCTCTCTCTTTCTGGAATCAAATTAAAAATTGAGGACGATAAAAAAACAGTCGCAGCAAACAAAGAAATCAACGACTTAAAAAAACGCGTTCAGCAAGCGGATCAACGAG
The Carnobacterium mobile DSM 4848 genome window above contains:
- a CDS encoding helix-turn-helix domain-containing protein; the protein is MEISHGNKKRRTELNITQEELAERLNVTRAAVFKLGK
- the mobV gene encoding MobV family relaxase, whose translation is MAHVQKFTRGNLNGLSIHLDRKTDNHSNKEIDPEKTYLNYDLCQKEGDTLSRLNDRLKEVYCMKREDVKVGCSWIVTLPSTLKEKNEQDQREFFEKTYAFLTERYGGEKNVLSAQVHNDETTPHLHFAFIPVVWDEKKQREKVSAKEVLNRNDLQKFHGELDTFLKKELPEIYQEGILNGETFDLDSVKDIKKYAKQIQEKKEDLSKELELFSEPKKVFEQVKKTSKKSLFGDKVTLPYSEFEKLKTLSLSGIKLKIEDDKKTVAANKEINDLKKRVQQADQRAEQFEEKATDYENKLDTVSLELTDSNRKKIVYKSLLKDTGRELDVSSLEIKGRLVIDNVENGRLPKSEDKTKKWISVLEQNKEAGTIPLNRLESILDTLKALLEKLLNRELSFSLDSLKSRNTELKANQKPKQSNSVKRGR
- a CDS encoding helix-turn-helix transcriptional regulator — its product is MDNRIKIARVQVSLTQQQLAEKVDVTRQTISLIEKGKYNPSLKLCLNICHAVNKTLDELFWKERD
- a CDS encoding replication initiation protein, whose translation is MSNEVVKYHNDLNTVPMRNWTSEEMNFFFAIIAKLRDVSTREIQFDKQGLTELSNYSLTHNKRFEETMENLVKKISQIHYIERTSNSLELMNLFSRFRVDWSNDLSDMTATVKVTEEFEYVVNRLNVEFTSYELEEFTLIRSTYAKTVYRLLKQWRTIGKREFSLDELKRLLDTPDYYLPSHIDKNILKPVMRELPQFFPGLKIKKVKDNTRGNPVKSYIFTWKSEKSEKWIDGKYDKKSMSSGKVVRKEKLPEWAKEDYIQPKETMLSKEKQDELNERLARIRSN
- a CDS encoding membrane protein gives rise to the protein MKKIKDERLILKNLKNIRSAYIIQTLGIFCILGYDWITRGSEAMFESPLWFVFIVSTTALTLFSMDISVAHESPKKSPKRSLGISIVIIALISIAVGIFVPFSSKSDSINGLIVGGVLFIVVFIPYIYLYYLRTKQQD